The following proteins are co-located in the Paludibaculum fermentans genome:
- a CDS encoding TonB-dependent receptor, which produces MKKPKLPVFNRSGLLAAALFVVAATLPAPLVGQGLTGQLSGTILDASGGSVADAEVTIANALTGQTRTAQSTAEGYYLFTELLPGTYSLRINAKGFKKYEQSKISITATERVNLQPISLEVGALTDTVTVTAEAARLQTESAERSGLISARQMAELPLKGRSYMGTAKLLPGVIDTANRESPGWNDLTGININGTRAGSINLTLDGVSSLDTGSLTGPYLAPSIDAVGEVKVLLSNYQAEYGRSSGATILTVIKSGTHDFHGSAYYFLRNEALNANEWLNNKSGLPRPRYRYNYPGYTLGGPVLLPGTNFNKNRDKLFFFWSQEFLPIQAPSSTQTQTFPTTLERNGDFSQSYDTNNTLIAIRDPYNNNAAFPNNTIPSSRIDANGQKLLSLFPTPNTKGPSNTYNWTGVSVNKQPRRDSILRSDYNITSNTTFYVRLIQDFQAVRGEYGLSVGLGGNNAWPQLPISYEIHSAGAVATLIHTFSPTMVNEFTFGVNRAKQTVDALTQDRLNANVRSKIGITLGQFYPAANPLNLIPNATFSGVTGAASLSIEGRYPFFGTNNIWNYSDNLSKIWGKHNFKMGVYLERTTRNAARSTSFNGALAFDRDANNPYDTNNPYSNAILGVVDSYSEASGHPSAHGRFFNAEWYVQDSWKVNRRLAIDAGVRFYSIQPSYSANDTLAIFDSSVYSSANQPPLLSPYLDPVSKTRMARDPSTGTLYPAVKIGAFSPVTGTPYQGMTTYKEKVLNSPSIQAAPRVGLAWDVFGNGKTAIRSGFGIFYDRFNDDQVLQLVQMPPLVTTGTANYTTLANLTSSTTGTTIGPASVYGFQRSYSPPAVYNWSFGVQQSIGFGAVLDVAYVGNTQKHLLVYRDLNATQYGTNRLASSIDSTTGTALPANFLRPYLGYSSVNYLEFSGYGNYNAMQVQLTKRFSDRFTFHTAYSWSKSLDLVDGQGGVLSPTLNYRMRNYGLAGFDRRHTLMLNYTYNLPDFSKSWDNKFSRIALNGWELSGVSQFNTGSPTGVGYSLSYSADLTGATGNGVDSRVVLVGNPNGSAPAGQAFNVDAFKPPTTAYSVNGIGNAPKTTVTNPGLNNWDISLFKNFKLGAREGRSMQFRMESYNTFNHTQYSSMDTTARFNAAGDQINANLGRYTNAALSRRLVLGLKFYF; this is translated from the coding sequence CACGGGTCAATTGTCTGGAACCATCCTTGACGCAAGCGGAGGCAGTGTTGCCGACGCCGAAGTCACCATCGCCAACGCACTAACCGGCCAAACCCGCACGGCTCAGTCGACCGCGGAAGGCTACTACCTCTTTACGGAACTACTTCCAGGTACATATTCCCTTCGGATCAACGCGAAGGGCTTTAAAAAGTACGAACAGTCGAAGATCTCCATTACGGCGACCGAACGCGTGAATCTGCAGCCCATCTCCCTCGAAGTGGGCGCTTTAACAGATACTGTGACTGTCACCGCGGAAGCGGCCCGCCTCCAGACGGAGAGCGCGGAGCGCTCCGGTCTTATCTCCGCGCGCCAGATGGCCGAACTTCCTCTGAAGGGCCGCTCCTACATGGGCACGGCCAAACTGTTGCCTGGCGTAATTGACACCGCCAACCGTGAGTCTCCCGGTTGGAACGATCTCACGGGCATCAACATCAACGGCACCCGCGCAGGCTCCATCAACCTGACGCTGGATGGTGTTTCCAGTTTGGATACCGGCTCGCTCACCGGGCCGTACCTCGCACCCAGCATCGACGCCGTGGGCGAGGTCAAAGTCCTGCTCAGCAACTATCAGGCCGAGTATGGCCGCAGTTCCGGCGCCACCATCCTCACCGTGATCAAGAGCGGCACCCACGATTTTCATGGCAGCGCGTATTATTTCCTGCGGAATGAAGCGCTAAACGCCAACGAGTGGCTGAATAATAAGAGCGGGCTTCCTCGTCCGCGCTATCGCTACAACTACCCCGGTTACACCCTGGGCGGGCCCGTGCTTCTGCCCGGGACGAACTTCAACAAGAACCGCGACAAGCTCTTCTTTTTCTGGTCGCAGGAGTTCCTGCCCATCCAGGCGCCCTCAAGCACCCAGACCCAGACCTTCCCCACCACCCTCGAGCGCAACGGTGACTTCTCACAGTCTTACGACACCAACAATACACTGATTGCAATCAGGGATCCTTACAACAACAACGCGGCGTTCCCGAACAACACCATCCCGTCCAGCCGCATCGACGCGAATGGGCAGAAGCTGCTTAGTCTCTTCCCCACGCCGAATACAAAAGGGCCGAGCAATACATATAACTGGACAGGCGTTAGCGTTAACAAGCAGCCCCGCCGCGATTCCATTCTGCGCTCCGATTACAACATCACCTCCAACACGACCTTTTACGTCCGCCTGATTCAGGACTTCCAGGCCGTTCGTGGTGAGTACGGACTCTCGGTTGGTCTCGGTGGCAACAACGCCTGGCCCCAACTGCCCATCTCCTACGAGATCCACAGCGCCGGCGCCGTCGCGACATTGATCCACACCTTCAGTCCCACCATGGTCAACGAGTTCACCTTCGGCGTCAACCGCGCCAAGCAGACCGTCGACGCGCTCACCCAGGACCGCCTTAACGCCAACGTGCGCAGCAAAATCGGCATTACCCTCGGGCAGTTCTATCCCGCGGCCAACCCGCTGAACCTCATCCCCAACGCCACGTTCTCCGGCGTCACCGGCGCCGCCTCCCTCTCCATCGAGGGCCGCTATCCCTTCTTCGGTACAAACAACATCTGGAACTATTCCGACAACCTGTCGAAGATCTGGGGCAAGCACAACTTTAAAATGGGTGTTTACCTCGAGCGCACGACGCGCAACGCCGCCCGCTCCACCTCCTTCAATGGCGCGCTGGCGTTCGACCGCGACGCCAACAACCCCTACGACACGAACAATCCGTACTCCAACGCGATTCTCGGCGTCGTCGACTCCTACTCTGAAGCTAGCGGCCATCCCTCCGCCCACGGCCGCTTCTTCAACGCGGAGTGGTACGTGCAGGACAGCTGGAAGGTGAACCGCCGCCTGGCGATCGATGCCGGCGTCCGTTTCTACTCCATCCAGCCCAGCTACAGCGCCAACGACACGCTGGCCATCTTCGACTCTTCTGTCTACAGCAGTGCGAATCAGCCGCCACTCCTGTCGCCCTACCTCGACCCCGTTTCCAAGACCCGCATGGCGCGCGATCCTTCCACGGGCACGCTCTACCCGGCCGTCAAGATCGGGGCATTCTCGCCAGTTACCGGCACGCCCTATCAGGGCATGACCACATACAAGGAAAAGGTTCTCAACTCGCCGTCCATCCAGGCAGCGCCCCGCGTCGGCCTCGCCTGGGATGTCTTCGGCAATGGCAAGACGGCCATTCGCTCCGGTTTCGGCATCTTCTACGATCGTTTCAACGACGATCAGGTTCTGCAACTCGTCCAGATGCCCCCGCTGGTAACCACCGGAACGGCGAACTACACCACGCTCGCCAACCTCACCTCTTCCACCACCGGCACCACCATTGGACCCGCGTCGGTCTACGGCTTCCAGCGCAGCTACAGCCCGCCGGCCGTCTACAACTGGAGCTTCGGCGTCCAGCAAAGCATCGGCTTCGGCGCCGTGCTCGATGTGGCCTACGTCGGCAATACGCAGAAGCATCTATTGGTCTACCGCGATCTGAACGCCACGCAGTACGGCACCAACCGGCTCGCGTCCAGCATCGACTCCACCACCGGCACCGCGCTGCCCGCCAACTTCCTGCGGCCCTATCTCGGTTACTCCAGCGTTAACTACCTGGAGTTCTCCGGTTACGGCAACTACAACGCGATGCAGGTGCAACTCACCAAGCGGTTCTCTGATCGCTTCACCTTCCACACGGCTTACTCCTGGTCGAAGTCTCTCGACCTCGTGGACGGCCAGGGTGGCGTTCTCAGCCCCACTCTCAACTACCGCATGCGGAACTACGGTCTTGCCGGCTTCGATCGCCGTCATACCCTGATGCTGAACTATACCTACAACCTGCCCGACTTCAGCAAGAGTTGGGACAACAAGTTCAGCCGCATCGCTCTCAACGGATGGGAACTCTCGGGTGTCAGCCAGTTCAATACCGGCTCGCCCACCGGCGTCGGCTACAGTCTGTCCTACTCGGCAGATCTCACCGGCGCGACCGGCAATGGTGTTGACAGCCGCGTCGTCCTGGTTGGCAATCCCAACGGATCGGCGCCCGCCGGCCAGGCCTTCAACGTGGATGCCTTCAAGCCACCCACCACAGCCTACTCCGTCAACGGCATCGGCAATGCCCCCAAGACGACCGTCACGAATCCCGGTTTGAACAACTGGGACATCTCCCTCTTCAAGAACTTCAAGCTCGGCGCCCGTGAAGGCCGCAGCATGCAGTTCCGCATGGAGAGCTATAACACCTTCAATCACACCCAGTACAGCAGCATGGACACCACTGCGCGCTTCAACGCCGCTGGTGACCAGATCAATGCCAACCTGGGCCGCTACACCAACGCCGCCCTCTCGCGGCGTCTCGTGCTCGGCCTGAAGTTCTACTTCTAG
- a CDS encoding efflux RND transporter periplasmic adaptor subunit, producing MKKSMFLLAATLVLAGCSQPKPEPTPNEEKREGGLVQISAEAQSHFGMQVEAAQVHSLHELLQVPGTVQPIDSRVNTIRPLARGRLHEVLVKVGDRVSKGQPLATYDNMEAGELVAQLSGARADLERLRGQERQLGRQVERARALAEIGAVPKKEFELATADQRAAGQSVKSQESVVEGIVARLRRFGLTGAETQTTPITTITAPLAGVITKQEASPGEVVESTTALFTIADLSAVWVQAEVYEKDLGRLRIGQDALITVDTYPDQGFTGRVTYVSDFLDPRTRTARVRCEVPNGSMQLKLDMYTNVQLPTTFSRKTLAVPSGAIQEVGDKTVVFVRKSATEFEPRVVTAGKTVRELVEIVTGLTAGEMVVKTGAFHLKSILVGKELGEE from the coding sequence GTGAAGAAGTCAATGTTCCTACTGGCGGCCACACTCGTGCTGGCCGGGTGCTCACAACCGAAGCCTGAGCCCACGCCCAATGAAGAGAAGCGCGAGGGCGGGCTCGTGCAGATCAGCGCGGAGGCCCAGTCGCACTTCGGAATGCAGGTGGAAGCGGCCCAGGTGCATTCGCTGCACGAGCTGCTGCAGGTGCCCGGAACGGTGCAGCCCATCGACAGCCGGGTGAACACGATCCGGCCGCTGGCGCGCGGGCGGCTGCACGAGGTGCTCGTGAAGGTGGGCGATCGTGTAAGCAAAGGGCAGCCGCTGGCCACGTACGACAACATGGAGGCGGGTGAACTGGTGGCACAACTGTCGGGGGCGCGGGCCGACCTGGAGCGACTACGCGGGCAGGAGCGCCAACTCGGCCGCCAGGTGGAGAGGGCCCGAGCCCTGGCTGAGATTGGGGCTGTGCCGAAGAAGGAGTTCGAGCTGGCGACGGCCGATCAAAGGGCCGCCGGACAGAGTGTGAAGTCGCAGGAGAGCGTGGTCGAGGGAATCGTGGCACGCCTGCGGCGCTTTGGCCTGACTGGTGCGGAGACGCAGACGACGCCCATCACCACCATCACGGCACCGTTGGCGGGAGTGATTACGAAGCAGGAGGCATCGCCGGGCGAGGTGGTGGAGTCCACGACGGCGTTGTTCACCATCGCGGACCTGAGCGCTGTGTGGGTCCAGGCCGAGGTTTATGAGAAGGACCTGGGGCGGCTGCGGATTGGGCAGGACGCGTTGATCACCGTGGACACTTACCCTGACCAGGGTTTCACAGGCAGGGTCACGTATGTGAGCGATTTCCTGGACCCGCGGACACGAACCGCGCGGGTCCGCTGCGAAGTACCGAACGGATCCATGCAACTCAAGCTCGACATGTACACCAACGTGCAGTTGCCGACGACCTTCAGCCGCAAGACGCTGGCCGTGCCTTCGGGCGCGATCCAGGAGGTGGGGGACAAGACGGTGGTTTTCGTGAGGAAGTCAGCCACGGAATTTGAGCCACGGGTGGTCACTGCCGGGAAGACCGTTCGCGAGCTGGTGGAGATCGTAACCGGGCTGACGGCAGGCGAGATGGTGGTGAAGACAGGAGCGTTCCATCTCAAGTCCATCCTGGTGGGCAAGGAACTGGGCGAGGAATAG
- a CDS encoding efflux RND transporter permease subunit, whose translation MHSFIDWALRYRAIVLLGILLTIVFGVYSLQQLPIDAVPDITPNQVLVLTRAPSLSPIEVEQFLTFPIENAMTGLPGVERIQSVSKNGLSYVAVYFRENVETYFARRLVMERLPQARENIPAGMGSPEMGPIATGLGEVYQFKVSGAGRSLMELRSILDWEIAPKLRSVPGIVEVNTHGGALKAYEVQVDSEKLVAYHVSLEKLISSLEKNNANAGGAYLERMEQQSLVRGEALITSLADIERIVVGVSPTGTPILVSNLGEVRFAPMVRQGFATQDGKGEIVVGVAMMLIGENSRVVVDRVKQKLITIQKSLPPGVRVEPLYDRTELVRRTIGTVSRNLLEGGLLVVAVLLLLLGSFKGGVMVSLAIPLSMLAAFTGMVQANISGNLMSLGAIDFGLVVDGSVVMVENILRRLGHRKPGEESLDVIRHAAQEVARPTFFGILIIVLVYIPILTLRGVEGKMFRPMAITLLFALAASLVIALAVMPVLSSYVFRKQVVEKETWLMRKAGAAYGPMLRRTLRFPLVTAGLAALAFVVTLAIVPRLGAEFIPTLDEGSIVVMMYRVPGISVAESLHGNEIIENVLREFPEVQTVYCRTGRPEVATDPMAIDQSDVYVFLKPASEWPRKRTKEDLISSMKAKLEEHAPGAGYSFSQPIQMRMQELMEAGVRSDIAVKLYGDDLNILRQKADQIAAVVQRVPGAADVRAERVAGLPYLRIRIKRDALARHDLDAADVLNTVEAIGGKAVGQVVEGNKRFVMQIRFDEAHRSSIDAIRNLMVGDNEGHFIPMAQLADVFEESGPAQISRENAQRRISVEVNVRGRDLAGFVSEASRLVAAKVKLPAGYSIEWGGKFEQLDSASRRLAITVPIVLLLIFVLLYLNFGSAVPALLISLNVPLAAVGGILALYLRQMPFSISAGVGFIALFGIAVLNGIVLLTNVIAMRKGGAPLAEAVEAGARARLRPVMMTALVASLGFFPMAFSHGAGAEVQRPLATVVIGGLVSSTALTLLVLPAIYMMSEKRREARGKGAAETVQG comes from the coding sequence ATGCACTCCTTCATAGACTGGGCGCTCCGTTATCGAGCCATCGTCCTGCTGGGCATTCTGCTGACGATCGTGTTCGGGGTCTATTCGCTGCAGCAGCTGCCGATCGACGCCGTACCCGACATCACACCGAACCAGGTTCTGGTGCTGACCCGCGCTCCGAGCCTTTCCCCGATCGAGGTGGAACAGTTTCTAACTTTTCCGATTGAGAATGCCATGACCGGATTGCCGGGCGTGGAGCGAATCCAGTCGGTCTCGAAGAACGGCCTCTCGTATGTCGCCGTGTACTTCAGAGAGAACGTGGAGACATACTTCGCGCGGCGGCTGGTGATGGAGCGGCTGCCGCAGGCGCGCGAGAACATTCCGGCCGGAATGGGCTCACCGGAGATGGGTCCGATTGCCACCGGGCTGGGTGAGGTCTACCAGTTCAAGGTGAGCGGCGCGGGCCGATCGCTGATGGAACTGCGGAGCATCCTGGACTGGGAGATCGCGCCCAAGCTGCGATCTGTGCCTGGGATCGTGGAGGTCAACACGCATGGCGGAGCACTGAAAGCGTACGAAGTACAGGTCGACAGCGAAAAACTGGTGGCTTACCACGTCTCACTGGAGAAGCTGATCTCCTCCCTGGAGAAGAACAACGCCAACGCGGGCGGAGCTTACCTGGAGCGGATGGAGCAGCAATCGCTGGTGCGGGGCGAGGCCTTGATCACCAGCCTGGCGGACATCGAGAGGATCGTCGTGGGGGTGTCACCGACGGGCACTCCGATCCTGGTGAGCAACCTGGGTGAAGTCCGGTTTGCGCCCATGGTGCGCCAGGGCTTCGCGACGCAGGATGGCAAGGGGGAGATTGTTGTCGGTGTAGCGATGATGCTCATCGGCGAGAACTCGCGCGTGGTGGTGGACCGGGTCAAACAGAAATTGATCACCATCCAGAAGTCGCTGCCCCCGGGCGTGCGGGTGGAGCCGCTTTACGACAGAACCGAACTGGTGCGCCGCACGATTGGGACGGTGAGCCGCAACCTGCTGGAGGGCGGATTGCTGGTGGTGGCGGTGCTGCTGCTTCTGCTGGGGAGCTTCAAGGGCGGCGTGATGGTCTCCCTGGCGATTCCGTTATCGATGCTGGCAGCGTTCACGGGAATGGTGCAGGCCAACATCTCAGGCAACCTGATGAGTCTGGGCGCCATCGATTTCGGCCTGGTGGTGGACGGGTCCGTGGTGATGGTAGAGAACATCCTGCGGCGGCTGGGTCATCGAAAGCCCGGAGAGGAATCGTTGGACGTGATCCGCCATGCGGCGCAAGAGGTGGCGAGACCCACGTTCTTCGGCATCCTCATCATCGTACTGGTCTACATCCCCATCCTGACCCTGCGGGGCGTGGAGGGGAAGATGTTCCGGCCGATGGCGATCACGCTGTTGTTTGCCCTGGCGGCGTCGCTGGTGATTGCCCTGGCCGTGATGCCGGTGCTGAGCTCCTATGTATTCCGGAAGCAAGTGGTGGAGAAAGAGACGTGGCTGATGCGGAAGGCGGGCGCAGCCTATGGACCGATGCTGCGCCGAACGCTCCGGTTTCCGCTGGTCACCGCTGGACTGGCGGCCCTGGCCTTCGTGGTGACGCTGGCGATTGTGCCGCGGCTCGGCGCGGAGTTCATCCCGACATTGGACGAGGGTTCGATTGTGGTGATGATGTACCGGGTTCCGGGCATCTCCGTAGCGGAATCGCTACACGGCAACGAGATCATCGAGAACGTGCTGCGGGAGTTCCCCGAGGTGCAGACAGTTTACTGCCGGACCGGCCGGCCGGAGGTGGCGACGGACCCAATGGCGATCGACCAGAGCGATGTCTATGTGTTCCTGAAGCCCGCTTCCGAGTGGCCTCGCAAGCGCACCAAGGAGGATCTGATCTCCAGCATGAAAGCGAAGCTGGAGGAGCATGCGCCCGGCGCCGGGTACAGCTTCTCGCAGCCGATTCAGATGCGGATGCAGGAGTTGATGGAGGCCGGTGTTCGCTCCGATATCGCCGTAAAACTGTATGGCGACGACCTGAACATCCTGCGTCAGAAGGCGGACCAGATTGCCGCCGTCGTGCAACGAGTCCCCGGCGCGGCCGATGTGCGCGCGGAGCGGGTGGCGGGCCTGCCCTATCTGCGGATCCGGATCAAGCGGGACGCGCTGGCCCGGCACGACCTGGATGCGGCCGATGTGCTGAATACGGTCGAGGCGATTGGCGGCAAGGCCGTGGGACAAGTAGTGGAGGGGAACAAGCGATTCGTGATGCAGATCCGGTTTGACGAGGCACATCGGAGCAGCATTGATGCGATCAGGAATCTCATGGTGGGGGACAATGAGGGCCACTTCATCCCGATGGCTCAACTGGCCGACGTGTTTGAAGAGAGCGGCCCCGCGCAGATCAGCCGGGAGAACGCGCAGCGCAGGATCTCAGTGGAGGTGAATGTCCGGGGCCGGGATCTGGCGGGCTTTGTCTCAGAGGCAAGCCGGCTTGTGGCAGCGAAGGTGAAGCTGCCCGCGGGGTACTCGATCGAATGGGGTGGCAAGTTCGAGCAACTGGACAGCGCGTCGCGGCGGCTGGCGATCACGGTACCGATCGTCCTGCTGTTGATCTTTGTCCTGCTGTATCTCAACTTCGGATCCGCCGTGCCCGCGCTCCTGATTTCGCTGAATGTGCCGCTGGCCGCGGTGGGCGGCATTCTCGCGCTGTACCTGCGGCAGATGCCGTTCAGTATTTCCGCGGGCGTCGGGTTCATCGCGTTGTTCGGAATTGCGGTGCTGAACGGCATCGTGCTGCTGACAAATGTGATTGCGATGCGAAAGGGCGGAGCCCCGTTGGCGGAGGCTGTCGAGGCAGGAGCGAGGGCGAGGTTGCGCCCGGTGATGATGACGGCGCTGGTGGCGAGCCTGGGGTTCTTTCCGATGGCGTTTTCGCACGGAGCAGGAGCGGAAGTGCAACGGCCGCTGGCAACGGTGGTGATTGGCGGCCTGGTCTCCTCCACGGCGTTGACACTGCTGGTGCTGCCGGCCATCTACATGATGTCGGAGAAGAGACGCGAAGCGAGGGGCAAAGGAGCCGCGGAGACCGTGCAGGGGTGA
- a CDS encoding TonB-dependent receptor — protein sequence MSDASGTPVPAARVTALDATRGFRRTAETNWEGRFSLDAVPPGEWTLHVEHDGFTPLGTATFPLSIGQVLIQRLTLSLKGVATTVEVNEQPDALEAAATTASLALGGDRIEEAPALGRNYLGFVALVPGLTQTATGGQQRSMTGIRSPLADSGFSFSGVRARSNSMTIDGLDNRDETTGGNRVAVGLEMVQEFRVAGVSAGAEFGGAAGGLINVITRTGVNQWHGDATWFFQNELLNARKTEVDSERRPRFRRRQPGVSVMGPLRRDRTFWAVAAEMEEESAQEWSETPSWAVDRINRVLAQDRTVSSGLYPTSQHGLDSTFKLNHQVTERDALAFRYAWSHGRALGDVQGAENFLDRSAAGNSLTADHSLAATWLRVITPAMVNEIRTQYGRREQRLWPNGSGPLVEIPGIVSFGESPRLNASRLETHTELVEQWNLTAGRHRLSAGASVHAVHFDGRIANRFGGVELFPTLEAFEQRSPAMSWIVRGDPRTRMTTVPVGLWLQERWQVLDHLLLEAGLRYDKQSLPSGLPQPPGNWSPRLGLAWRPGVKTPWILRAGFGLFTDRYPLAYLNDVLQKGSGQATEYVRYGLGPEVAARWAASASFPAARARKLSIGWERGFGSSSTFHVELNLVRALHLPRVRNAALTLPPVYLLEQTARSSYRGLSFSYNRRVLEGITLLASFDLGRAWDDASDFDEHPSQPANLHADWGRSRLYQARRLSISSIFELPFGPWVGPPWLQAALENWTLAPGMVAGSGRPVNTLLTYDPAATGAYPVTARPTGMLRNTGLGPASVSLDARLMRTIPFHDNRMRLQFGAESFNLLNHANAVRLSEAYATPAGRLSNWGSLIESGPPRQVQLFMQFEY from the coding sequence GTGTCCGACGCAAGCGGCACTCCGGTGCCGGCTGCCCGAGTCACCGCTCTTGACGCCACGCGCGGGTTTAGGCGCACCGCTGAGACGAACTGGGAAGGCCGTTTCTCGCTGGACGCGGTGCCTCCTGGCGAATGGACCCTCCACGTCGAGCATGACGGCTTCACCCCACTCGGCACCGCCACCTTCCCGCTCTCCATCGGCCAGGTACTGATCCAGCGTTTGACCCTCTCTCTGAAAGGCGTAGCCACCACGGTCGAGGTCAACGAGCAGCCCGACGCCCTCGAAGCGGCAGCCACCACGGCTAGCCTGGCGCTGGGCGGAGATCGAATCGAAGAGGCCCCTGCCCTGGGCCGCAACTACCTCGGCTTCGTCGCCCTCGTGCCCGGCCTCACCCAGACCGCCACGGGAGGCCAACAGCGCTCCATGACCGGCATCCGCAGCCCGCTCGCCGACAGTGGCTTCAGCTTCTCCGGTGTCCGTGCCCGCAGCAACAGCATGACGATTGACGGGCTCGACAATCGCGACGAAACCACCGGCGGCAACCGCGTCGCTGTCGGCCTCGAGATGGTGCAGGAGTTCCGCGTGGCCGGTGTCAGCGCCGGAGCCGAATTCGGCGGCGCTGCCGGAGGACTCATCAACGTCATCACCCGCACCGGGGTCAACCAGTGGCACGGCGATGCCACCTGGTTCTTCCAGAACGAGCTTCTGAACGCCCGTAAAACGGAAGTCGATTCGGAGCGCCGGCCGCGCTTCCGCCGCCGCCAACCTGGAGTGTCCGTCATGGGGCCCCTCCGCAGGGACCGAACCTTTTGGGCTGTCGCCGCCGAAATGGAGGAGGAGTCCGCGCAGGAATGGTCCGAAACTCCCTCTTGGGCCGTCGACCGCATCAATCGCGTCCTCGCTCAGGACCGCACCGTCTCTTCGGGGCTCTACCCCACCTCCCAGCACGGGCTCGACAGCACCTTCAAACTCAACCATCAGGTGACTGAGCGGGATGCCCTGGCCTTCCGCTACGCCTGGTCCCACGGCCGCGCCCTGGGCGATGTCCAGGGGGCCGAGAACTTTCTGGACCGGTCGGCAGCCGGCAACAGCCTCACCGCCGACCACTCCCTCGCCGCCACCTGGCTGCGTGTCATCACGCCGGCCATGGTCAACGAGATCCGCACTCAGTACGGCCGCCGCGAACAGCGGCTTTGGCCGAATGGCTCCGGCCCACTTGTGGAAATCCCCGGCATTGTGAGTTTCGGCGAATCTCCGCGCCTGAACGCCAGCCGCCTCGAAACCCACACCGAACTCGTCGAGCAGTGGAACCTCACGGCCGGCCGCCATCGCCTCAGCGCCGGAGCCAGCGTCCACGCCGTCCACTTCGACGGTCGAATAGCGAATCGTTTTGGCGGCGTGGAGCTATTCCCGACGTTGGAGGCCTTCGAGCAACGCTCGCCTGCCATGTCGTGGATCGTGCGCGGCGACCCGCGTACCCGCATGACCACAGTGCCGGTGGGCCTCTGGCTGCAGGAGCGCTGGCAGGTGCTCGACCATCTCCTTCTGGAAGCCGGCCTCCGCTACGACAAACAGAGCCTCCCCTCCGGGCTCCCACAGCCGCCCGGCAACTGGAGTCCGCGTCTCGGCCTCGCCTGGCGGCCCGGCGTCAAGACGCCCTGGATCCTCCGCGCGGGTTTCGGCCTCTTCACTGACCGCTATCCACTCGCCTATCTCAACGACGTCCTGCAGAAGGGCAGCGGCCAGGCAACCGAGTATGTTCGATACGGCCTCGGTCCCGAAGTTGCGGCGCGTTGGGCCGCCTCCGCCAGTTTTCCCGCCGCGCGGGCGCGCAAGCTCTCCATCGGCTGGGAGCGCGGCTTTGGCTCGTCGTCGACCTTCCATGTGGAACTAAACCTGGTCCGGGCCCTGCACCTGCCCCGGGTCCGCAACGCAGCCCTCACTTTGCCTCCTGTTTACCTGCTGGAACAGACAGCCAGGTCGTCTTACCGCGGGCTGTCGTTCTCCTACAACCGGCGCGTCCTCGAAGGCATCACCCTGCTTGCCAGTTTCGACCTCGGCCGCGCCTGGGATGACGCCTCCGACTTTGACGAGCATCCTTCCCAGCCCGCCAACCTGCACGCCGACTGGGGCCGCAGCCGCCTTTATCAGGCGCGCCGCCTCAGCATCAGTTCCATCTTTGAGCTGCCCTTCGGCCCCTGGGTTGGACCACCCTGGCTTCAGGCCGCCCTGGAGAACTGGACCCTGGCCCCGGGCATGGTCGCCGGCAGCGGGCGGCCCGTCAACACGCTGCTCACTTACGATCCCGCCGCCACGGGAGCCTATCCCGTCACGGCCCGGCCCACCGGCATGCTGCGCAACACTGGACTTGGACCGGCCTCCGTTAGCCTAGATGCCCGCCTCATGAGAACGATCCCGTTCCACGACAACCGCATGCGCCTCCAGTTCGGAGCGGAGAGCTTCAACCTCCTGAATCACGCCAACGCCGTGCGCCTCAGCGAAGCCTATGCCACCCCCGCCGGCCGCCTCAGCAATTGGGGATCATTGATTGAGAGCGGCCCGCCGCGTCAGGTCCAGTTGTTCATGCAGTTTGAATATTGA